The DNA window GAAGATATCGCCAACGCGGTGCTCTTCCTCGCGAGCGACAGGGCTTCCTTCATCACGGGTGAATACGTGAACGTGGACGGAGGTCTGATGGCCCGGGGGGCATGGGCCTAGGTGGGTGTCGCAGACTGAATCCCAATCTCTCATCAGGTCTGTTTATTTCATACGAGAAACCCGCAAATGACAGCGACTATTGAAATTGATGTAGTTGTTCAGATGCGGACGTGAAACCACGACTGAGCGTCGTGATCGTTACGACTGTATAAAATACATACCTGAACGCCGGGAGAATTTGAAATGAGCGTCGAGTTGATCGGGATAATCAGTGTAGGTGTTGCTCTTGCCGGGGTAAGCGTTGCCCTCGCCGGGCTAATCCTGGCGTCGAAGCGAGACATCAATCTCCGTCTTGTCGCCTTGGAAAAGGGGCAAGCTGACCTTAGAGAACGAATGGCAAGACTGGAGGGAATCCTGGAATGTCTGGTCTTGCGACTTGCGGAAAGGATCGATCCGGAGTAGACCAGTAGACCAGAGAAATTGCACATTTGTTTCTTCGAGGCGTAATACTAGGCCGGCTCGTTGCTGTCCTTCGACTTGAAGATGCGCAGCAGCCGGTTGAGCGGATCATAGAATTCGCCGACGACCCGTTCCTTCAAGGGGATGATGGCGTTGTCCGTGATGGTGATTTCTTCGGGGCAGACGTGGGTGCAGCACTTGGTGATGTTGCAGTAGCCGATGCCCTGGTCCTCCTTGAGGTCGCCGAGCCGGTCCTCGGTGTCGAGGGGATGCATCTCCAGGGCGGCGTTGTGCACCATGAGGCGCGGCCCGATGAACTCCTCGTGCAGGTCGTGTTCCCGCAACACGTGGCAGACGTCCTGGCAGAGAAAGCACTCGATGCATTTGCGGAACTCCTGCACCCGCTCGATGTCGTCCTGATCCATGCGCCAGGTGCCGTCCTCGGCGTCGGGCTTCCGGGGCCTGAAGGGCTTGATCTTCATCTTGGCCTCGAAGTTCCAGGATACATCCGTCACCAGGTCGCGGATGGTCGGGAAGGCCTTCATCGGCTCGATCGTGATGGTTTCGTCATCGGGCAGGTCGCTCATGCGCGTCATGCACATCAGCTTGGGATGTCCGTTGACTTCGGCGGAACAGGACCCGCACTTGCCGGCCTTGCAGTTCCACCGGACCGCCAGGTCGGGGGCCGACTCCGCCTGGATCTGGTGCACCGCGTCCAGTACGACCATGCCCTCGTCGATCTCGGTGGAATAGTCTTCGAACCCGCCACTCTCGCCATCGCCCCGCCAGATTCGGAAGTTGGCCGTCGCCATTATCTGTTCTCCTCGATGACCGCTGCCAGGTCCTCCCGGAGCGGTGTGACCGGAACGCTGTTGATCACCATCTCGCCGCCGGCGCCTTTATGTTGGGTGATGTTGAGGCTGCCGAAAGCTTCGTCCTTTTCCTCGAAGTCTTCCCGGAAGTGCGCGCCGCGGCTCTCCTTCCTTTCCAGCGCGGCCCTGGCCACCGCCTCCGAGACGATCAGCAGGAACTTCAGATCCAGCGCGGTGTGCCAGCCCGGGTTGTATTCGCGGTTGCCGACTACGGAGACTTTACCGGTCCTTTGACGCAGATCGTCGACGACCTCGAGCGCCCGTTGCATGTCGCCCTCGTTGCGCACGATGCCGACAAGTTCCTGCATCCGTTCCTGCAGTTCGTATTGAATCTCGAAGGGGTTCTCGCCGCTTTGCTCGCGGTCGAAGGGCGCCAGGGTCTCGCCAATGGCTGCTTCGACCTGGCCGTCATCGATCGCGCCGTTGCCGTTCTCCCGTGCGTACTCCGCGGCGTACTTGCCGGCGCGCTGGCCGAATACGAGCAGGTCGGAAAGGGAATTGCCGCCCAGCCGGTTGGCCCCGTGCAGGCCCGCCGCGCATTCTCCTGCGGCGAATAGACCGGGCACGGTCGACATCTGCGTGTCGGCGTCCACGAGCACGCCGCCCATCACGTAGTGGGTCGTGGGGCCCACTTCCATGGCCTCTTTCGTGATGTCGATGTCGGCAAGCTGCTTGAACTGGTGGTACATGCTGGGCAGCTTGCGCTTGATATGTTCTTCGGCGTTGGAAAGCTTCTCCCTGATCCACGAAATGTCGAGGTAGACCCCGTCGTGGGGCGATCCTCGGCCTTCCCGGATTTCCCGCACGATACACCGGGCCACGTGGTCTCGCGTCAGCAGTTCGGGCGGCCGGCGGGCTTCCTTGTCCCCCTGCGTATAGATCCAGCCCTCTTCGGGGTTATCCGCGGTGGAGTTCTTGTAGAGATCGGGAATGTCGTCGAACATGAACCGGTTGCCTTCGCTGTTCGTCAGGACGCCGCCCTCGCCGCGGACGCCCTCCGTGACCAGGATGCCTCTTACGCTCGGCGGCCATACCATGCCCGTCGGGTGGAACTGCACGAACTCCATGTCCAGCAGCGCGGCCCCGGCGTCGTAGGCCAGGCCGTGGCCGTCTCCGGTATATTCCCAGCTGTTGCTCGTGATCTTGAACGCCCGGCCGATGCCGCCCGTGGCCAGGATAACCGCTTTCGCGCGGAATACCCGGAAACGTCCCCGCTCCCGGTCGTAGCCGAAAGCGCCCACCACCCGGTCGCCGTCCTTCAACAGGGCCACGATGGCGTGTTCCATGTACACTTCCATGCCCTGGTGGATCCCGTAGTCCTGGAGGGTGCGGATCATTTCCAGGCCGGTGCGGTCGCCCACGTGGGCGAGGCGGGGGTACTTGTGGCCGCCGAAGTTGCGCTGCAGGATACGGCCGTCGGCCGTCCGGTCGAACAGGGCGCCCCAGGCTTCCAACTCCCGGACGCGGTCCGGCGCTTCGCGGGCGTGCAGCTCGGCCATGCGCCAGTTGCTCAGGTACTGGCCGCCCCGCATCGTGTCGGCGAAGTGGACGCTCCAGCCGTCCC is part of the Gemmatimonadota bacterium genome and encodes:
- a CDS encoding succinate dehydrogenase/fumarate reductase iron-sulfur subunit; the protein is MATANFRIWRGDGESGGFEDYSTEIDEGMVVLDAVHQIQAESAPDLAVRWNCKAGKCGSCSAEVNGHPKLMCMTRMSDLPDDETITIEPMKAFPTIRDLVTDVSWNFEAKMKIKPFRPRKPDAEDGTWRMDQDDIERVQEFRKCIECFLCQDVCHVLREHDLHEEFIGPRLMVHNAALEMHPLDTEDRLGDLKEDQGIGYCNITKCCTHVCPEEITITDNAIIPLKERVVGEFYDPLNRLLRIFKSKDSNEPA
- a CDS encoding fumarate reductase/succinate dehydrogenase flavoprotein subunit, which encodes MAEYQRHEHDVLVIGAGGAGLRAAIEASAAGVSVGLVCKSLLGKAHTVMAEGGVAAALANVDDRDGWSVHFADTMRGGQYLSNWRMAELHAREAPDRVRELEAWGALFDRTADGRILQRNFGGHKYPRLAHVGDRTGLEMIRTLQDYGIHQGMEVYMEHAIVALLKDGDRVVGAFGYDRERGRFRVFRAKAVILATGGIGRAFKITSNSWEYTGDGHGLAYDAGAALLDMEFVQFHPTGMVWPPSVRGILVTEGVRGEGGVLTNSEGNRFMFDDIPDLYKNSTADNPEEGWIYTQGDKEARRPPELLTRDHVARCIVREIREGRGSPHDGVYLDISWIREKLSNAEEHIKRKLPSMYHQFKQLADIDITKEAMEVGPTTHYVMGGVLVDADTQMSTVPGLFAAGECAAGLHGANRLGGNSLSDLLVFGQRAGKYAAEYARENGNGAIDDGQVEAAIGETLAPFDREQSGENPFEIQYELQERMQELVGIVRNEGDMQRALEVVDDLRQRTGKVSVVGNREYNPGWHTALDLKFLLIVSEAVARAALERKESRGAHFREDFEEKDEAFGSLNITQHKGAGGEMVINSVPVTPLREDLAAVIEENR